A stretch of Roseibium porphyridii DNA encodes these proteins:
- the infC gene encoding translation initiation factor IF-3, with product MRRPFRAPPPTKEGPRTNNEIRVREVQLIDHEGANRGVVPTEEAMDIAMDAGLDLVEIQPNANPPVCKILDYGRYKYQAQKKAAEARKKQKTVEIKEIKMRPNIDTHDYEVKMKNMLRFFNDGDKVKVTLRFRGREMAHQDLGMKLLNKVREETSEIAKVESSPKLEGRQMVMVLAPIK from the coding sequence ATTCGCCGTCCGTTCCGCGCCCCGCCTCCTACGAAGGAAGGCCCGCGCACTAACAATGAAATTCGCGTTCGCGAAGTCCAGTTGATTGATCATGAAGGCGCCAACCGCGGCGTCGTGCCGACCGAAGAAGCGATGGATATCGCGATGGATGCCGGCCTGGATCTGGTAGAAATCCAGCCAAATGCCAACCCCCCAGTCTGCAAGATCCTGGACTACGGCCGTTACAAATATCAGGCCCAGAAGAAAGCTGCAGAAGCTCGCAAGAAGCAGAAGACCGTTGAGATCAAAGAGATCAAGATGCGTCCGAACATCGACACTCACGATTACGAAGTGAAGATGAAAAACATGCTGCGTTTCTTCAATGACGGTGACAAGGTGAAAGTTACGCTTCGATTCCGCGGCCGTGAAATGGCCCACCAGGATCTGGGCATGAAACTTTTGAACAAAGTCCGCGAGGAGACCTCCGAAATCGCCAAGGTTGAATCGTCGCCGAAGCTTGAAGGCCGGCAGATGGTCATGGTCCTTGCTCCGATCAAATAA
- a CDS encoding translation initiation factor IF-3, which produces MDGGKFLFQLLKVILGFVLAVVACGLFLAWGFFRASHPNDDPIAFAAMIGTGLVGGSVVGATAILPASILIAIAEAARLRSLVFHVGAAGAIAFGVWTLSDPATADGFRPGSVVALAAGFLAGAIYWLIAGRSSGAWHSNSNPSPVKDQERSSGSKDGNA; this is translated from the coding sequence TTGGACGGCGGAAAATTCTTATTTCAGCTGCTTAAGGTCATCCTGGGCTTTGTTCTGGCTGTCGTCGCGTGCGGTTTGTTTCTTGCCTGGGGGTTCTTCCGTGCATCTCATCCCAATGACGACCCGATCGCGTTTGCAGCCATGATCGGGACGGGTTTGGTCGGTGGCAGCGTTGTTGGAGCAACGGCAATTCTGCCCGCTTCGATACTCATTGCAATTGCGGAAGCAGCGCGTCTGCGCAGCCTCGTCTTTCATGTCGGGGCCGCCGGTGCAATCGCATTTGGGGTCTGGACACTCAGTGATCCGGCAACAGCAGACGGATTTCGACCTGGCAGCGTTGTCGCTCTTGCTGCCGGGTTTCTGGCCGGGGCAATTTATTGGTTGATTGCCGGTCGCTCCTCCGGTGCCTGGCATTCCAACTCAAATCCGTCACCCGTGAAGGATCAAGAGAGGTCGAGCGGTTCCAAAGACGGCAATGCCTAG
- a CDS encoding YkvA family protein, whose amino-acid sequence MNTTFEDLGFDPEILGPEDEQKQTIRQKLMATARKAARQVPFMEDVIAGYFCALDPGTPTKVRATVFAALAYFVLPIDTIPDFLIGVGFGDDATVLMAAIAMVRSHMREDHYQAAREALKDGEL is encoded by the coding sequence ATGAACACGACCTTCGAAGATCTCGGGTTTGACCCGGAAATTCTCGGGCCTGAGGATGAGCAAAAGCAAACCATCCGGCAGAAATTGATGGCGACCGCTCGCAAGGCGGCCCGTCAGGTTCCGTTTATGGAAGATGTGATTGCCGGCTATTTCTGCGCATTGGATCCAGGCACACCAACCAAGGTCCGCGCGACGGTGTTTGCCGCACTCGCCTATTTTGTTCTTCCAATCGACACTATTCCTGATTTCCTGATTGGCGTCGGGTTCGGCGACGACGCAACCGTGCTCATGGCGGCCATCGCCATGGTCCGCAGTCATATGCGGGAAGACCACTATCAGGCTGCCCGCGAGGCGCTTAAGGACGGCGAACTTTAG